In Candidatus Paceibacterota bacterium, the following proteins share a genomic window:
- the gatB gene encoding Asp-tRNA(Asn)/Glu-tRNA(Gln) amidotransferase subunit GatB has product MEKKCEYRTTVGLEIHAELKTKTKMFCQCKNDPDEEKPNVNVCPVCMGHPGTLPVLNKEAIRKVLQVGLACGSEIADFTEWDRKNYFYPDIPKGYQISQYKYPLVIGGYLKGVRLTRIHLEEDTAKSSHDQGDFSLVDFNRGGVPLMELVTEPVIHSGKEASDFAKELQLLLQYLGAGDANMEKGEMRVEANISVSDCEDKLGTKVEVKNLNSFRAVERAIAYETERHISALERGEKIVQETRGWDDAKQQTYSQRIKEDSHDYRYFPDPDLPKLMVSEVFDLKKMKGELPELPWQRRERYLKVFGIKEQDAEAYVNNFALGEFFEKVIKDFGENKDLVKLASNYISSDLVGLLAKDESLKYPDDKSLAKIIQMVSEGALSSRSAKDLLLKIVKDGGNPEEIAKKEGMLQSNDEGPIKAIIEKLITENPKVVADYKAGKEASLQFFIGQTIKATKGSANPQIIKKVLLSALK; this is encoded by the coding sequence ATGGAAAAGAAATGCGAATATAGAACAACAGTTGGGCTTGAAATTCACGCCGAACTCAAGACAAAGACAAAGATGTTTTGTCAGTGTAAAAACGACCCCGATGAAGAAAAACCAAATGTAAATGTTTGTCCGGTGTGTATGGGACACCCTGGTACTTTGCCGGTTTTGAATAAAGAAGCGATAAGGAAAGTCTTACAGGTAGGGCTTGCTTGTGGTTCAGAAATCGCCGACTTTACCGAATGGGACAGGAAAAATTATTTCTATCCCGATATTCCGAAGGGCTATCAGATAAGCCAATACAAATATCCGCTTGTTATCGGTGGCTATTTAAAAGGTGTACGACTCACAAGAATTCATTTGGAAGAAGATACTGCGAAGTCTTCGCACGACCAAGGTGATTTTTCTCTTGTAGATTTCAATCGTGGAGGAGTGCCACTTATGGAGCTTGTGACAGAGCCGGTGATTCACTCTGGCAAAGAAGCATCGGATTTTGCCAAAGAGCTTCAATTGCTTTTACAATATCTAGGTGCCGGCGATGCAAATATGGAAAAAGGTGAGATGAGAGTGGAAGCGAATATTTCTGTCAGTGATTGCGAGGACAAGCTCGGTACAAAAGTGGAGGTGAAAAATCTCAACTCATTCCGTGCAGTGGAGAGGGCTATCGCTTATGAGACGGAAAGGCATATTTCAGCACTAGAAAGAGGTGAAAAAATAGTGCAGGAAACACGCGGTTGGGATGATGCAAAACAGCAAACATATTCACAGAGAATAAAAGAAGATTCGCACGACTATCGTTATTTCCCAGATCCAGATTTACCAAAACTCATGGTTTCTGAAGTCTTTGATTTGAAAAAGATGAAAGGAGAATTGCCGGAGCTTCCGTGGCAGAGGAGAGAAAGATATCTGAAAGTCTTTGGAATAAAAGAACAGGATGCGGAAGCTTATGTAAACAACTTTGCACTCGGAGAATTTTTTGAGAAAGTCATAAAGGATTTTGGAGAAAATAAAGATTTGGTTAAACTTGCTTCAAATTATATTTCATCCGACCTTGTCGGGCTTCTTGCAAAAGATGAAAGTTTGAAATACCCGGACGATAAAAGTCTTGCAAAAATTATTCAGATGGTTTCTGAAGGTGCATTGTCTTCAAGGAGCGCAAAGGATTTGCTTCTTAAAATAGTAAAAGATGGCGGAAATCCAGAAGAAATCGCTAAAAAAGAGGGAATGCTACAGTCAAACGACGAAGGCCCTATAAAAGCAATTATCGAAAAGCTTATTACGGAAAATCCCAAAGTTGTAGCAGATTATAAAGCCGGAAAGGAAGCATCTTTGCAATTCTTCATCGGGCAAACCATAAAAGCCACAAAGGGTTCGGCAAATCCACAAATTATAAAAAAGGTTCTTTTATCTGCTTTAAAATAG
- the obgE gene encoding GTPase ObgE, protein MAFVDELKLHIKAGHGGDGVVRWRHEKGREFAGASGGNGGKGGDIYIRAVRDIGILARYKNSKEFLAQNGASGQRDSMHGRDGDDLTINLPIGSVITNLETREKFNLDTDEQIIKILNGGKGGLGNEYFKSSTNVSPEQQTDGKRGEEADFEIEVELVADAGFIGLPNAGKSSLLNELTNAHSKVGAYQFTTLEPALGAMRGFVLADIPGLIEGASEGRGLGHKFLRHIKRTKILLHCLSLEDEVLVKNYKVIRKELKDYSEELAEKKEIVILTKTDLVDAKKLSAAKKKIEKLNKNILTVTVYDNDSIKELGDKLIKILRAEK, encoded by the coding sequence ATGGCATTTGTAGACGAATTAAAACTTCATATTAAAGCAGGTCATGGGGGAGATGGCGTGGTGCGTTGGCGACATGAAAAGGGTCGCGAATTTGCTGGTGCTTCCGGTGGCAATGGTGGAAAGGGCGGAGATATCTATATTAGAGCTGTCCGTGATATTGGCATACTTGCAAGATATAAAAACTCAAAAGAATTTTTGGCGCAAAACGGTGCTTCTGGGCAAAGAGATAGTATGCACGGCAGAGATGGCGATGATCTTACTATAAACTTACCGATTGGCTCTGTAATTACAAACTTGGAAACAAGAGAGAAATTTAATCTTGATACTGATGAGCAGATTATAAAAATTTTGAATGGTGGAAAGGGCGGGCTTGGCAATGAATATTTCAAATCTTCCACAAATGTTTCTCCAGAACAGCAGACGGATGGCAAAAGGGGAGAAGAAGCGGATTTTGAAATAGAAGTAGAGCTTGTTGCAGACGCTGGCTTTATCGGCCTTCCAAATGCAGGGAAATCAAGCTTACTCAATGAGCTTACAAATGCACATTCCAAAGTCGGAGCGTATCAATTTACAACACTTGAACCGGCACTTGGCGCAATGCGTGGTTTTGTGCTTGCCGATATTCCTGGGCTTATAGAGGGTGCTTCAGAGGGTAGGGGTTTGGGTCATAAATTTCTTAGACATATAAAAAGGACAAAGATTTTGCTTCACTGCCTTTCGCTTGAAGATGAAGTTCTGGTGAAGAATTATAAAGTTATAAGAAAGGAGCTCAAAGATTATAGTGAGGAGCTTGCGGAGAAGAAAGAGATTGTGATTTTGACAAAGACTGATTTGGTAGATGCCAAAAAGCTTTCTGCAGCAAAAAAGAAAATAGAAAAATTAAATAAAAATATTTTGACCGTTACCGTTTACGATAATGATTCTATAAAAGAGTTGGGGGATAAATTGATTAAGATTCTTAGGGCAGAGAAATAG
- a CDS encoding MYG1 family protein, producing MFWNKKVTIATHSGNFHPDDVFSVAVLSMIYKGRIKVIRSRDPEVYSKADFVIDIGFEHNPDTNRFDHHQEGGPGARPNGIKYSSIGLLWKKYGVQVCGSERIAKILDERLIQLIDAEDEKVDLYDFKIKGVKPFPLINFIYDLTPTWKDKISLDEAFMKAVDFAKEVLEREIKLQKDEEEARCIVEKAYLNSSDKRIIILENPYMPKSILMEYPEPLFVIRPEKDGPYWRVGTLDIEKNSYDHGVRKNFPQNWWGKKREELVEITGVEDIVFCRNGGIFAGAQSKEGAIKMAQLALEK from the coding sequence ATGTTTTGGAATAAAAAAGTAACAATAGCTACTCATAGTGGTAATTTTCACCCTGACGATGTCTTTTCTGTCGCGGTCCTTTCGATGATTTACAAGGGGAGAATAAAAGTTATAAGATCGAGAGATCCTGAAGTGTATTCAAAAGCAGATTTTGTTATAGATATTGGTTTTGAGCACAATCCTGATACAAATAGATTTGATCACCACCAAGAAGGTGGCCCGGGAGCCAGACCAAACGGCATAAAATATTCTTCCATCGGCCTTCTATGGAAAAAATACGGTGTGCAAGTCTGCGGGAGCGAAAGAATAGCAAAAATCTTAGATGAGAGATTGATACAGCTTATAGATGCTGAAGATGAGAAAGTTGATTTATATGATTTCAAAATAAAAGGTGTAAAACCATTCCCCCTTATCAATTTTATTTATGATCTTACGCCGACATGGAAAGACAAAATCTCTCTAGATGAGGCCTTTATGAAAGCTGTTGATTTTGCAAAGGAGGTCTTAGAAAGGGAGATAAAATTACAGAAAGACGAAGAAGAGGCGAGATGTATAGTAGAAAAAGCTTACTTAAATTCCTCGGATAAAAGGATAATAATATTGGAAAACCCATATATGCCGAAAAGTATATTGATGGAGTATCCTGAACCCCTTTTTGTTATAAGACCGGAAAAGGATGGTCCATATTGGAGAGTGGGGACACTGGATATCGAGAAAAATTCTTATGATCACGGAGTTAGGAAAAACTTTCCTCAAAACTGGTGGGGCAAAAAGAGAGAAGAGCTGGTAGAGATCACTGGTGTGGAAGATATAGTATTTTGTAGAAATGGCGGAATTTTTGCTGGAGCACAAAGCAAAGAAGGTGCTATCAAAATGGCACAGTTGGCTTTGGAAAAATAG
- a CDS encoding histidine phosphatase family protein has protein sequence MEIYVIRHGQTKLNKENKFNGRIDEPLTDEGFVQARKVSLNLPDDINHICSSSMIRAKQTAETINKKFNIPITLYKEIIEVDAGINNGTVWDTALKEKYRLMDYDFKPKGESFLEVKDRVSRFLKDIKDNYADRKVLIVTHGGIIRMINYLAKGSPLGDIKNVSFYTFNI, from the coding sequence ATGGAAATATATGTGATAAGACACGGACAGACAAAGCTCAATAAAGAAAATAAATTTAATGGAAGAATTGATGAACCGCTTACAGATGAGGGGTTTGTTCAAGCTCGAAAAGTTTCTCTAAATTTACCAGACGATATAAATCATATCTGCTCTTCCTCGATGATTCGTGCAAAACAGACAGCAGAGACTATAAACAAAAAGTTTAATATTCCGATTACTCTCTACAAAGAAATAATCGAAGTAGACGCAGGTATCAATAACGGCACTGTCTGGGACACTGCATTAAAAGAGAAATACAGACTGATGGACTACGATTTTAAACCGAAAGGGGAATCTTTTTTAGAAGTCAAGGATAGAGTTAGTAGATTTCTGAAAGATATAAAAGACAACTATGCTGACAGAAAAGTCTTAATTGTAACTCACGGCGGTATTATCCGTATGATAAATTATCTTGCAAAGGGTTCACCTTTAGGTGACATTAAGAATGTATCGTTTTATACTTTTAATATATAA